From the Cryptomeria japonica chromosome 2, Sugi_1.0, whole genome shotgun sequence genome, one window contains:
- the LOC131054562 gene encoding cell wall protein DAN4-like gives MLFQKINEGEPPAQWQVSLPQKLVLALETIEGTSTVDQIVVGEAGKDTMVEQGIGMAYPGSGMKDICTVLVGTSTTSTCTGTVLVGTGTVPTSTGTTSACTGMTPTGTGTTPTGTGTTSIGIGTSRIGTDMVPMGIGMVPVGTGTTITGTVLAITSVAPTGTGANTVPMEKDEVGDVRCQYDTSQMEQKDKKLLEATHMVKKAQERQLLAEKNLRLHTEQQLSSPTTTGMPPPSSRS, from the exons ATGTTGTTCCAAAAAATCAATGAAGGGGAACCACCAGCACAATGGCAGGTATCATTACCACAAAAACTAGTACTTGCATTAGAAACCATAGAGGGTACCAGTACGGTAGACCAAATAGTGGTAGGGGAGGCCGGAAAAGACACAATGGTCGAGCAAGGAATTGGTATGGCATATCCAGGTTCTGGTATGAAAGACATTTGTACGGTACTAGTAGGTACTAGTACAACATCAACATGTACTGGTACAGTGTTAGTAGGTACTGGTACGGTTCCAACAAGTACTGGCACAACTTCAGCATGTACTGGTATGACTCCAACAGGTACTGGTACTACTCCAACAGGTACTGGTACAACATCAATAGGTATTGGTACGTCTCGAATAGGTACTGATATGGTTCCAATGGGTATTGGTATGGTACCAGTAGGAACTGGGACAACAATAACTGGTACGGTACTAGCAATTACTAGTGTGGCTCCAACAGGTACAG GTGCCAATACGGTACCAATGGAGAAAGATGAGGTAGGGGATGTGAGGTGCCAGTACGATACCTCACAGATGGAGCAAAAAGATAAGAAACTGTTGGAAGCTACCCACATGGTAAAGAAGGCACAGGAACGGCAACTGTTGGCAGAAAAGAACCTAAGACTTCACACCGAACAACAACTTTCTTCTCCGACCACTACAGGgatgcctcctccctcttctcggtcctag